GCGGCCGTGGAACGCATGGTGGCGAGAACGGTCGAGATCTTCGGTCGCATCGACATCCTGGTCAATGCCGCCGGGGTCACCGGGCCCATCGAGACGCCCGTCCAGGAGATCAAGGCCGAGGATTTTCGCTTCGTCCTCGAGGCCAATATCCTCGGCACCTTCCTCCCCACCAAGCACGTGCTGCCCACGATGATCGCGCAGAAGTACGGCAAGGTGGTCAATATCAGCGGCACCTCGGGATTGCGCGGCTACAAGTACCGGGCCGCTTACTCCTCCTCCAAGTGGGCGCTGCGCGGCTTCACCCGCACGGTCGCCCTCGAAGTCGGGCCGCACAATATCAACGTCAACGCCCTCCATCCGGGCATCGTGGCCGGCGACCGCATGGACAAGCTCTGCCGCGAGAAGGCGAAGAAGCGCGGCTGGACGCCCGAGCAGGTGCATCAAGAATACGTCAACGAGATGGCCCTCCGCCGCGTCACCACCTCCCAGGACATCGCGAGCACGGTCCTCTACCTCGTCTCGGACGACTCGAAGAACATGACCGGCCAGTCCGTGACCGTGGACGGCGGCTGGGACGTCTGATGCTCGTGTCTCTCGGCTGCAGCGGAGAAGACCGCAGCTCTATTCTAGATCCCTCTCCCCCACTGGGGGAGAGGGGAGGGTGAGGGAGTCGATTCTCTCGGCGATGAGAGAGCTGCGGGCGAAAAGCACACCCCTCACCCTGGCCCTCTCCCCTCAAGGGGAGAGGGATATTAGTTAAATGGCCTATCGCGTGATCGGCAGGTCCCCGCCTCGAGCGGACGCCTGGGAGAAGGTGCGGGGCCGCCCCATCTATGCCGGCGATCTCGCGATGGCCGGCATGCTCCACGGCAAGATCGTCCGCAGCCCGTATCCCTCGGCGCGCATCGTCAAGATCGACACCAGCG
This DNA window, taken from Candidatus Methylomirabilota bacterium, encodes the following:
- a CDS encoding SDR family NAD(P)-dependent oxidoreductase, whose amino-acid sequence is MRIENRIALVTGAAKGMGWDICLTLAREGAHLALAARDVPPLEKLKGEVEALGRRALVIPTDVTDEAAVERMVARTVEIFGRIDILVNAAGVTGPIETPVQEIKAEDFRFVLEANILGTFLPTKHVLPTMIAQKYGKVVNISGTSGLRGYKYRAAYSSSKWALRGFTRTVALEVGPHNINVNALHPGIVAGDRMDKLCREKAKKRGWTPEQVHQEYVNEMALRRVTTSQDIASTVLYLVSDDSKNMTGQSVTVDGGWDV